From one Thalassospira lucentensis genomic stretch:
- the lepA gene encoding translation elongation factor 4, whose product MTDLKNIRNFSIIAHIDHGKSTLADRLIQLTGGLTDREMSEQVLDSMDIERERGITIKSQAVRLKYTAKDGQEYTLNLMDTPGHVDFAYEVSRSLAACEGSLLVVDAAQGVEAQTLANVYQAIDNNHEIVPVLNKVDLPAAEPDRVKEQIEEVIGIDASDALMISAKTGLGVPDVLEALVHRLPAPTGDPAAPLEVLLVDSWYDSYLGVMILVRVKEGTLKKGQKIRFMNAKVTHTVDRVGVFTPKPLALDEMGPGEVGFINCGMKTVAECEVGDTITEEKRPCAKPLAGFKPSIPVVFCGIFPVDTSEYDVLRDALEKLHLNDASFQFEPENSTALGLGFRCGFLGLLHLEIIQERLEREFELDLITTAPSVSYKISMTKGEDILLHNPADFPDVTKIKAIEEPWIKASIMVPDEYLGGILTLCTERRGIQQDLTYVGNRAMAVYKLPLNEVVFDFYDRLKSISRGYASFDYELAGYDESDLVKVSILVNEEPVDALALMVHRSAAEHRGREICKRLKDLIPRQMFKVAIQAAIGGKVIARETVSAMRKDVTAKCYGGDVSRKRKLLDKQKAGKKKMRQFGKVEIPQSAFINALKMSDDK is encoded by the coding sequence ATGACCGATCTTAAGAACATTCGAAACTTTTCGATTATCGCGCATATCGACCACGGTAAATCGACCCTGGCCGACCGTCTGATCCAGCTTACCGGCGGTCTCACCGATCGCGAGATGTCCGAGCAGGTCCTCGACTCGATGGATATCGAACGCGAACGCGGGATCACCATCAAGTCGCAGGCGGTGCGTCTGAAATACACGGCCAAGGACGGTCAGGAATATACCCTGAACCTGATGGATACGCCGGGCCATGTGGACTTCGCCTATGAAGTGTCGCGTTCGCTTGCCGCGTGCGAGGGATCGCTTCTGGTGGTTGATGCCGCCCAAGGTGTCGAGGCGCAGACGCTGGCCAACGTTTATCAGGCGATTGATAACAACCACGAAATCGTGCCGGTCCTGAACAAGGTTGATCTGCCTGCCGCAGAACCGGATCGCGTCAAGGAACAGATCGAAGAAGTGATTGGCATTGACGCCAGTGACGCGCTGATGATTTCAGCCAAAACCGGCCTTGGTGTTCCCGATGTGCTCGAAGCATTGGTGCATCGTCTTCCGGCACCTACGGGCGATCCGGCGGCACCGCTTGAAGTTCTTCTGGTCGATAGCTGGTACGATTCCTATCTGGGTGTCATGATTCTGGTGCGTGTCAAAGAAGGCACGTTGAAAAAAGGCCAGAAAATCCGCTTCATGAACGCCAAGGTCACCCATACGGTTGATCGCGTCGGTGTGTTTACGCCCAAGCCGCTTGCGCTTGATGAAATGGGGCCGGGTGAAGTCGGCTTTATCAACTGCGGTATGAAAACCGTTGCGGAATGCGAAGTCGGTGACACGATTACCGAAGAAAAACGCCCCTGCGCAAAACCGCTTGCCGGTTTCAAGCCGTCCATCCCGGTGGTGTTCTGTGGCATTTTCCCGGTTGATACCAGCGAATATGATGTTTTGCGGGATGCGCTTGAAAAGCTGCACCTTAACGATGCATCCTTCCAGTTCGAACCGGAAAACTCGACCGCACTTGGACTTGGTTTCCGCTGTGGCTTCCTTGGGCTTTTGCATCTTGAAATCATTCAGGAACGTCTTGAACGCGAGTTCGAACTTGATCTGATCACCACGGCACCGTCGGTTTCCTATAAAATCTCGATGACCAAGGGTGAAGATATCCTGCTGCATAACCCGGCGGATTTCCCTGATGTCACCAAGATCAAGGCGATTGAAGAACCCTGGATCAAGGCATCCATCATGGTGCCGGATGAGTATCTGGGCGGTATCCTGACACTCTGCACCGAACGCCGCGGTATTCAGCAGGACCTGACCTATGTCGGGAACCGGGCGATGGCGGTTTACAAACTGCCGCTGAACGAGGTGGTGTTTGATTTCTATGACCGTCTGAAATCGATTTCGCGTGGCTATGCCAGCTTTGATTACGAACTGGCTGGTTACGATGAAAGCGATCTGGTCAAGGTATCCATTCTCGTCAACGAAGAGCCGGTCGATGCGCTTGCATTGATGGTTCACCGTTCGGCTGCCGAACATCGTGGCCGCGAGATTTGCAAACGTCTTAAGGACCTTATCCCGCGCCAGATGTTCAAGGTTGCCATTCAGGCCGCCATCGGCGGCAAGGTGATCGCGCGTGAAACGGTTTCTGCGATGCGCAAGGACGTGACGGCCAAATGTTATGGCGGTGACGTTTCGCGTAAACGCAAACTTCTCGATAAGCAGAAGGCCGGTAAGAAAAAGATGCGCCAGTTCGGCAAGGTGGAAATTCCGCAGTCGGCCTTTATCAACGCTCTTAAGATGAGCGACGATAAATAG
- a CDS encoding sensor histidine kinase yields MFLTSIEPSLSRRGLSKLRKRLAALTITGMVILLFSFFFIQKTLYDSAIDQARAQMMAVTYHLSAVLAQNSTIDLQRVIDENPDLSVGVLDNDRNQINGTIPPHLVDDLFDEIDKQKASRGSLLCMHGNTVMLLAYSILPQLDRIVVTYIPRHILLGNWREAIMLHASLFLIVLLIMAGLSVWLWQRLKRQHLRAADLAEHFNDSENTLSDCGCAILSWSTKDPAGTLTSRLNWPEILGLAFADIKPTAEAFLSQLSDASRAQLRAPLIENRWQDKRIGTMVDLRTSADQMQRFYLMAQHRTEEDAETVTVLLLETAPQQELCHPFETYLHHTPEPSIALDTNGILRGLSPALAELAGKQVYDLIGKPFEALFLPEDREMVRASFMDQASGEFQESELVFRILDQRGENRWLAWHGIGPFEGMTFSSARDVTQFVENANKLRDTLDQLKRTNEDLEQFAYVASHDLQQPLRMVASYTQLLKRRYGGSLDQEADEYIDYAVDGAKRMHKLISHLLEYAKTGSSDDEMTQIDCNQVLNEAQADLKAIIVQEQATITHNDLPVINGDRISLSRLFQNLLSNAIKYRRPGVPPHIDIRVIPDPETPGFWRFSVRDNGIGIHPEHAQRIFRLFQRLHKDEFSGTGLGLSLCRKIAEQHGGRIWLDTSRPITDPGATFIFTLRGTP; encoded by the coding sequence ATGTTTCTGACATCCATTGAGCCGTCATTGTCCCGACGCGGATTAAGCAAACTGCGAAAGCGTCTGGCTGCCCTTACGATTACCGGCATGGTGATCCTGCTGTTTTCCTTCTTCTTCATCCAGAAAACGCTTTACGACAGCGCAATTGATCAGGCGCGCGCGCAAATGATGGCGGTCACCTATCATCTGAGTGCCGTTCTTGCGCAAAACAGCACAATCGACCTGCAACGCGTCATTGATGAAAATCCCGATCTTTCCGTTGGCGTTCTGGATAATGACCGCAATCAGATCAATGGCACCATCCCGCCTCATTTAGTTGATGATCTTTTTGATGAAATAGACAAACAAAAAGCCTCTCGCGGCAGTTTGTTATGCATGCATGGCAATACCGTAATGCTGCTGGCATATAGTATTCTTCCACAGCTTGACCGCATCGTTGTCACCTACATTCCCCGGCACATTTTATTGGGCAACTGGCGCGAAGCGATCATGCTTCACGCATCGTTGTTTCTGATCGTTCTGCTGATTATGGCGGGACTTTCTGTCTGGCTTTGGCAGCGTCTGAAACGACAGCATTTGCGCGCTGCCGATCTGGCCGAACATTTCAACGATTCAGAAAACACCCTGTCTGATTGTGGCTGTGCAATTTTAAGCTGGTCGACAAAGGATCCGGCGGGAACTCTTACGTCCCGGCTTAACTGGCCGGAAATACTCGGACTTGCCTTTGCCGACATCAAGCCAACAGCCGAGGCATTCCTTTCGCAGCTTAGCGACGCATCAAGGGCACAATTGCGCGCACCCCTGATCGAAAACCGGTGGCAGGACAAACGTATCGGCACCATGGTGGATTTACGCACATCTGCCGACCAGATGCAGCGTTTCTATCTGATGGCCCAACACCGGACCGAAGAAGACGCTGAAACCGTCACTGTCCTGTTGTTGGAAACCGCACCACAGCAGGAACTTTGCCATCCGTTCGAAACCTACCTGCATCATACGCCGGAACCTTCTATTGCCCTGGATACGAATGGTATTCTGCGCGGCCTGAGCCCGGCACTGGCCGAACTCGCTGGCAAGCAGGTTTATGATTTGATTGGAAAACCATTCGAAGCCCTTTTTCTTCCTGAAGACAGGGAAATGGTTCGCGCAAGTTTCATGGATCAGGCATCTGGCGAGTTTCAGGAAAGCGAACTGGTTTTTCGTATCCTCGATCAGCGTGGAGAAAATCGCTGGCTTGCCTGGCACGGTATCGGACCGTTTGAAGGCATGACCTTCAGCAGTGCACGGGATGTAACCCAGTTTGTCGAAAATGCGAACAAGCTGCGCGATACCCTCGATCAGCTCAAACGCACCAATGAAGATCTTGAACAGTTCGCCTATGTCGCATCCCATGACTTGCAACAGCCATTACGCATGGTTGCAAGCTATACCCAGCTTCTGAAACGTCGTTATGGCGGGTCACTCGACCAGGAGGCCGACGAATATATCGACTATGCAGTCGATGGCGCAAAACGCATGCATAAACTGATCAGTCATTTGCTGGAATATGCCAAGACTGGTAGCAGCGACGATGAAATGACCCAAATCGACTGCAATCAGGTGCTGAATGAAGCCCAGGCCGATCTCAAAGCCATTATTGTTCAGGAACAGGCCACCATCACCCATAATGACCTGCCTGTAATCAATGGTGATCGCATCAGTCTGTCACGTCTGTTTCAGAACCTGCTGTCGAATGCCATCAAATACCGTCGTCCCGGTGTGCCGCCTCATATTGATATCCGCGTCATACCCGATCCGGAGACCCCGGGATTTTGGCGTTTTTCGGTTCGCGACAATGGAATTGGCATTCATCCGGAACATGCCCAACGTATTTTCCGCCTGTTTCAGCGCCTGCATAAAGATGAATTCAGCGGTACCGGTCTTGGCCTTTCTTTATGCCGCAAAATTGCCGAACAGCATGGCGGCAGGATATGGCTTGATACCTCCCGCCCCATAACCGATCCCGGGGCAACGTTCATCTTCACGTTGCGGGGAACGCCTTAG
- the pheT gene encoding phenylalanine--tRNA ligase subunit beta produces the protein MKFTLDWLKQHLETDASIDVIAETLTDVGLEIEGVTDRAAALRDIRVAYIEEAGQHPDADRLKLCRVNTGEKIIQVVCGAPNARTGIKVALAQPGAIIPIDGSKLKPGKIRGVESQGMMCSTRELCLGEDHDGIIELPEDAPIGAQVASVLGADDPIIEIGLTPNRPDCTGVRGIARDLAAAGIGTLKDDPRQQVVAGTFDSPVGVSISADLAQNAAVPAFYGRYIRGVKNGESPDWLKARLEAIGLRPISALVDITNLVTHDLARPLHVFDADKLSGDINVRYATNGEKIAALDNKEYTLSDSMVVIADQAKALGLGGIIGGEETGCVDETVNVFVECALFDPISVAKTGRKLQINSDARYRFERGVDPQSISWGIEVATRLITEICGGEVSHVVKAGEVPNPRNSFDLRIDRIRELGGVSVDADQAIAILKSLGFEVSGAAPVITAVAPTWRPDVIGEADLVEEVLRIVGYDKIPTVPLERETSLPVPALSPFQKRVGLTRRILASRGMFETVTWSFTDSRWAKLFTDLKPGLFLANPISSDLDVMRPNVLINLIAAVGRNQSRGFADLALFEAGPEFFGDQPGDQRLVAAGLRSGATTPRSWTGSRRDVDLFDVKADAEALLEALGTASANVQVNAEGAPSWYHPGRSAALQLGPKNVLGYFGELHPKVLKALGVKGRVVAFELFVENVPMPKKKGTGRPLLNASSFQSVERDFAFLLDEDVQSEAIVKAARSVDRNLISDVTIFDLYAGKGIEDGKKSVAFSITLQPTKATLTEEEIDGVCKKVVAAVEKATGGSLRA, from the coding sequence ATGAAATTCACACTCGACTGGCTGAAACAGCATCTTGAAACCGATGCTTCGATCGACGTGATTGCCGAAACGCTCACCGATGTCGGACTGGAGATCGAAGGTGTCACGGATCGTGCGGCGGCGCTTAGGGATATCCGGGTCGCCTATATCGAAGAAGCGGGCCAGCATCCGGATGCGGATCGCCTGAAACTGTGCCGGGTCAATACCGGTGAAAAGATCATTCAGGTTGTCTGTGGTGCCCCCAATGCCCGAACCGGCATCAAGGTTGCCCTGGCACAACCGGGCGCGATTATTCCGATTGACGGCTCGAAACTGAAACCGGGCAAAATCCGTGGCGTCGAAAGCCAGGGCATGATGTGCTCGACCCGTGAACTTTGCCTTGGCGAGGATCATGACGGCATTATTGAACTGCCCGAAGATGCCCCGATTGGTGCCCAGGTGGCGTCAGTGCTGGGAGCGGATGATCCGATCATTGAAATCGGTCTGACCCCGAACCGGCCGGATTGCACCGGTGTTCGCGGGATTGCGCGCGATCTGGCGGCGGCCGGTATTGGCACGCTAAAGGATGACCCGCGGCAGCAGGTGGTTGCGGGCACGTTTGACAGCCCCGTCGGTGTTTCGATTTCGGCCGATCTTGCGCAGAATGCGGCGGTTCCGGCATTCTATGGTCGTTATATCCGCGGTGTTAAAAACGGCGAAAGCCCGGACTGGCTGAAGGCCCGTCTCGAAGCCATCGGGCTGCGTCCGATTTCGGCACTTGTTGATATTACAAACCTTGTAACGCACGATCTTGCGCGTCCGTTGCACGTGTTTGATGCTGACAAGCTGTCGGGTGACATCAATGTCCGCTATGCCACCAATGGCGAGAAGATTGCGGCACTTGATAACAAGGAATACACGCTTTCCGACAGCATGGTCGTGATCGCCGATCAGGCAAAGGCACTTGGCCTTGGCGGTATCATCGGTGGCGAAGAAACCGGTTGTGTCGATGAAACGGTCAATGTCTTTGTTGAATGCGCCCTGTTCGATCCGATCAGTGTTGCAAAGACCGGCCGCAAACTGCAGATCAATTCCGATGCCCGTTACCGGTTCGAGCGCGGTGTCGACCCGCAGTCGATTTCCTGGGGTATAGAGGTTGCGACACGTCTGATTACCGAGATTTGCGGTGGTGAAGTTTCCCATGTCGTGAAGGCGGGCGAGGTCCCTAATCCGCGCAACAGCTTCGATCTTCGTATTGATCGCATTCGGGAGCTGGGCGGTGTTTCGGTTGACGCCGATCAGGCGATTGCGATTTTGAAATCGCTTGGCTTTGAGGTCAGCGGGGCCGCGCCTGTTATCACGGCGGTTGCACCAACCTGGCGTCCGGATGTCATCGGCGAAGCCGATCTGGTCGAGGAAGTTTTGCGCATTGTCGGATATGACAAAATTCCGACGGTGCCGCTGGAACGTGAAACCAGCCTGCCGGTTCCGGCCCTTAGCCCGTTCCAGAAACGGGTTGGCTTGACCCGTCGGATACTGGCTTCGCGCGGGATGTTCGAGACCGTTACCTGGTCGTTCACCGACTCGCGATGGGCAAAACTGTTTACCGATCTGAAGCCGGGCCTGTTCCTTGCCAATCCGATCAGCTCGGATCTGGATGTGATGCGTCCGAACGTGCTTATCAATCTGATCGCGGCAGTTGGTCGTAACCAGTCGCGCGGTTTCGCCGATCTGGCGTTGTTTGAGGCCGGGCCGGAATTCTTTGGCGATCAGCCGGGTGATCAGCGTCTGGTAGCTGCCGGTTTGCGATCAGGGGCAACCACCCCGCGCAGCTGGACCGGTTCGCGCCGTGATGTCGATCTGTTTGATGTTAAGGCAGACGCAGAAGCGCTGCTTGAAGCGCTTGGTACGGCATCGGCCAACGTGCAGGTCAATGCCGAAGGGGCACCATCATGGTATCATCCTGGTCGTTCGGCGGCATTGCAGCTGGGCCCGAAAAATGTCCTTGGCTATTTTGGCGAACTGCACCCGAAAGTGTTGAAAGCACTGGGTGTTAAGGGGCGCGTTGTTGCCTTTGAACTGTTTGTTGAAAATGTACCGATGCCCAAGAAAAAGGGAACGGGACGGCCTTTGCTGAATGCATCAAGCTTCCAGTCGGTTGAACGCGACTTTGCCTTCCTTCTGGATGAAGATGTTCAGTCCGAGGCCATCGTCAAGGCAGCCCGCAGTGTCGACCGGAACCTGATTTCGGATGTTACGATCTTTGACCTTTATGCAGGCAAAGGTATCGAGGATGGCAAGAAATCGGTTGCTTTCTCGATCACCCTGCAGCCGACCAAGGCAACCCTGACCGAAGAGGAAATCGACGGGGTTTGCAAGAAGGTTGTTGCCGCTGTTGAAAAGGCAACAGGCGGTTCCCTGCGCGCCTGA
- the pheS gene encoding phenylalanine--tRNA ligase subunit alpha has translation MENIEALREEVLAEVEKAADLQALEDVRISALGKKGRITGLMKNLGQMDPDQRREFGQTLNAVKDQVAEAIDTRKSGLEDAALNARLIGERIDVTLPARMDETAGRIHPISQTMDEIISIFGEMGFALAEGPDVEDDFHNFTALNIPPEHPAREMQDTFYLPEQEDGSRLVLRTHTSPVQIRTMQSKTPPIRIIAPGRTYRSDSDMTHTPMFHQVEGLVIDKKTHMGHLKGCLLEFVKTYFELDEVPVRYRPSFFPFTEPSAEMDIGCSRKGGELKIGEGDDWLEILGCGMVHPRVLAACGLDPNEYQGFAFGMGIERIAMLKYGIPDLRTFFDTDLRWLKHYGFVPLDVPNMVRG, from the coding sequence ATGGAAAACATCGAAGCATTGCGCGAAGAGGTTCTGGCCGAAGTCGAAAAAGCAGCCGATTTACAGGCTCTTGAAGATGTTCGTATCAGCGCTCTTGGCAAAAAGGGCCGTATTACCGGCCTGATGAAAAACCTTGGTCAGATGGACCCGGATCAGCGCCGTGAATTCGGTCAGACGCTGAACGCTGTCAAAGATCAGGTTGCCGAGGCGATCGACACCCGCAAATCCGGCCTTGAAGATGCAGCATTGAATGCGCGTCTGATTGGCGAGCGGATCGATGTGACCCTGCCCGCGCGCATGGACGAAACTGCTGGTCGTATTCATCCGATCAGCCAGACGATGGATGAAATCATTTCGATCTTTGGCGAGATGGGCTTTGCTCTTGCCGAAGGTCCGGATGTCGAAGACGATTTCCATAACTTTACCGCCCTGAACATTCCGCCGGAACATCCGGCGCGTGAAATGCAGGACACTTTCTATCTGCCTGAGCAGGAAGATGGTTCGCGCCTTGTGCTGCGGACCCATACCTCGCCGGTGCAGATCAGAACCATGCAGTCGAAAACCCCGCCGATCCGCATCATCGCGCCGGGTCGTACCTATCGTTCCGATAGCGATATGACCCATACGCCGATGTTCCATCAGGTCGAGGGACTGGTGATCGACAAGAAAACCCATATGGGGCACCTGAAAGGGTGTCTGCTAGAGTTTGTTAAAACCTATTTCGAACTGGACGAAGTTCCGGTTCGCTACCGTCCGAGCTTCTTCCCCTTTACCGAGCCGAGTGCCGAAATGGATATTGGCTGTTCGCGCAAGGGTGGGGAGCTCAAGATTGGTGAAGGCGACGACTGGCTGGAGATTCTGGGCTGCGGTATGGTTCACCCGCGCGTTCTGGCGGCTTGTGGACTTGATCCGAATGAATATCAGGGCTTTGCCTTTGGCATGGGGATCGAGCGTATCGCGATGCTGAAATACGGCATTCCCGATCTTCGCACCTTCTTCGATACCGATCTGCGCTGGCTGAAACACTATGGTTTCGTGCCGCTGGATGTACCGAATATGGTGAGAGGCTAA
- the rplT gene encoding 50S ribosomal protein L20 → MARVKGGVSSHARHRKVIKAAKGYRGRRKNAYRTAVQAVEKGLQYAYRDRRVKKRQFRSLWIQRINAGARENGLSYSQFMNGLKKAGVELDRKVLADIAVREPEAFKALVTQAQAALG, encoded by the coding sequence ATGGCTCGTGTAAAAGGGGGCGTGTCTTCTCACGCCCGTCACCGCAAGGTTATCAAGGCTGCCAAAGGTTACCGCGGTCGCCGCAAGAATGCTTACCGCACTGCAGTGCAGGCCGTTGAAAAAGGTCTGCAGTATGCATATCGCGATCGTCGCGTTAAGAAACGCCAGTTCCGCAGCCTGTGGATTCAGCGTATCAACGCCGGTGCTCGTGAAAACGGTCTGAGCTACTCGCAGTTCATGAACGGCCTCAAGAAGGCTGGCGTTGAACTGGACCGCAAAGTGCTTGCCGACATCGCTGTGCGCGAACCGGAAGCTTTCAAAGCTCTGGTTACCCAGGCGCAGGCTGCACTCGGCTAA
- the rpmI gene encoding 50S ribosomal protein L35 — MPKMKTKASAKKRFSLTAKGKVRRNVANKRHLLTAKPTKMKRQARGTEILCDADARIVKKFLPYG; from the coding sequence ATGCCCAAGATGAAGACCAAAGCGAGCGCTAAAAAACGCTTTAGCCTGACCGCAAAGGGTAAAGTTCGTCGCAATGTCGCTAACAAGCGTCACCTGTTGACTGCGAAACCCACCAAGATGAAGCGCCAGGCACGTGGCACGGAGATTCTCTGTGACGCAGATGCCCGCATCGTCAAAAAATTCCTGCCGTACGGTTAA
- a CDS encoding response regulator yields the protein MAAGNDLLIVGVDDDPKSLVLLKRIVESGGYSFVGVSSGKELLETLKTRKPRIILMDIMMPGMNGFEASIRVRTRFPDLACAIIYVTARQGEEDLRGGVAAGGNDFVLKPINREKLLSRIEKWIGRVHTIKTAI from the coding sequence ATGGCAGCCGGGAATGATCTTCTGATCGTTGGAGTCGATGACGACCCCAAAAGTCTCGTGCTTCTAAAGCGGATCGTCGAAAGCGGCGGTTACAGTTTTGTTGGCGTTTCCTCTGGCAAGGAACTTCTTGAAACTCTGAAAACAAGAAAGCCCCGGATTATCCTGATGGATATCATGATGCCGGGTATGAATGGTTTTGAGGCCTCAATCCGGGTTCGGACCCGTTTCCCCGATCTTGCCTGTGCCATCATCTATGTGACGGCCCGTCAGGGGGAAGAAGACCTGCGGGGCGGTGTTGCCGCCGGTGGCAATGACTTTGTCCTCAAACCGATCAATCGTGAAAAGCTGCTAAGCCGAATCGAAAAGTGGATCGGCCGGGTTCATACCATCAAAACAGCGATTTAA
- the infC gene encoding translation initiation factor IF-3 has product MQPTKDGPRVNEDIKARAICVVDAEGNMSDPMTVREGIEMAMEAGLDLVEVAPNAEPPVCKLIDYGKFKYEQSKKQNEAKKKQKVIEVKEIKLRPNIDTHDYNVKLRAAQKFLGGGDKVKVTLRFRGREMAHQDLGLGMLQRFSGDLEDLAKTEQMPKMEGRIMIMVLAPR; this is encoded by the coding sequence ATGCAGCCGACCAAGGACGGTCCGCGCGTCAATGAGGATATCAAAGCTCGTGCCATCTGTGTTGTCGACGCTGAAGGCAACATGTCTGATCCGATGACGGTTCGTGAAGGCATTGAAATGGCGATGGAAGCTGGACTCGACCTTGTCGAAGTCGCTCCGAATGCCGAGCCTCCCGTCTGTAAGCTGATCGACTACGGCAAGTTCAAGTACGAACAAAGCAAGAAACAGAACGAAGCCAAAAAGAAGCAGAAGGTTATCGAGGTCAAGGAAATCAAGCTCCGGCCGAACATCGATACCCATGATTACAATGTGAAGCTCCGTGCGGCACAGAAGTTTCTTGGCGGTGGAGACAAGGTGAAAGTCACGTTGCGTTTCCGCGGACGTGAAATGGCTCACCAGGACCTTGGTCTTGGCATGCTGCAGCGTTTTTCGGGGGATCTTGAAGATCTTGCCAAAACCGAACAGATGCCGAAGATGGAAGGTCGCATAATGATTATGGTGCTGGCGCCGCGTTAA
- a CDS encoding glycosyltransferase family 9 protein, translating into MTETITSDMPQDAEIVAGVMPDAKQERILVIKLSALGDIILAMGAFAAIRAAHPRAHITVLTTRLYVDLIKSTGYFDAIAIDRRPKLYQVREVLALRRFLRNGNFDRVYDLQTSDRSGFYYRLFWPGKAPEWSGIARGCSHPHDNPDRDSLHTIDRLADQLHRSGIENVPPPFIAGSDIDLERFGVRSPFVLICPGGAPHRPDKRWPAERFGLLAKKIADYRLTPVLIGTDKEADVLSKIDSMCPKARNLMGRTGFLDIAGLAARSVLAIGNDTGPMHIAAAAGAPSIVLFSRDSDPKKSAPRGTTDNAVSIVRENDLRELTVNRVMDEVRHRLDLVD; encoded by the coding sequence ATGACAGAAACGATCACTTCGGACATGCCGCAAGATGCTGAAATTGTTGCGGGTGTGATGCCCGATGCCAAGCAGGAACGCATCCTCGTCATCAAGCTTTCTGCCCTGGGAGATATCATTCTTGCCATGGGGGCCTTCGCCGCGATCCGGGCGGCGCATCCACGCGCGCATATAACGGTGCTGACGACCCGGCTTTATGTCGATCTGATAAAATCGACAGGCTATTTTGATGCGATTGCGATTGATCGGCGTCCAAAGCTTTATCAGGTGCGTGAGGTTCTCGCACTGCGCCGATTCTTGCGAAACGGGAATTTTGACCGGGTCTATGATCTGCAAACATCGGATCGTAGCGGATTCTATTATCGTCTGTTCTGGCCGGGTAAGGCGCCCGAATGGTCGGGGATTGCACGGGGATGTTCGCATCCGCACGATAACCCGGATCGTGACAGCCTGCATACCATTGATCGGCTGGCAGATCAGCTGCACCGTTCCGGGATTGAAAACGTGCCGCCGCCGTTTATTGCCGGATCGGATATCGATCTGGAACGATTTGGCGTTCGAAGCCCGTTTGTTCTTATCTGTCCTGGCGGTGCCCCGCACCGTCCTGACAAGCGGTGGCCTGCCGAGCGGTTCGGTTTGCTGGCAAAAAAGATTGCAGATTATCGGCTGACGCCTGTCCTGATCGGTACGGACAAGGAAGCCGACGTTCTGAGCAAAATTGACAGCATGTGTCCCAAGGCACGAAACCTGATGGGGCGCACCGGGTTTCTCGATATTGCAGGGCTTGCGGCGCGATCCGTTCTGGCGATCGGAAATGACACCGGACCGATGCATATTGCCGCCGCCGCCGGGGCACCTTCTATTGTCCTGTTTTCACGCGACTCAGATCCGAAAAAGAGTGCGCCACGTGGAACAACTGACAATGCTGTCAGTATCGTACGTGAAAATGATTTGCGGGAACTGACAGTTAACCGCGTGATGGACGAGGTGCGTCATCGCCTTGATCTTGTCGATTAA